The genomic stretch ATGTAGAAGTAACCAAAAATCTTTAGGCAAATATTTCAGTTCTGTTCTTTTTAAATATTCCAAATCAATGGAGTTCCATAAATCAAGCAATAATTGCAGACTAAGTTCTTGATCATTGACCACTACACCTTCAATTCCAAAAGTCTGATCCATAAATTTTGAAATATCTTCATGACTATAATTATGATCAATATGTAACTGCGTATAGGTTGCTTCGTACTGTATTTTTACATTGGTTTTTTCTTGTATAGTATGGATAAAATGAGCTATCCTTTCATAACTTCCTTTTCCATTTTTATATATTCTCTGAATATCATTAATTTCTTTAGGACCATCTATACTGATAGTCATTGCTGAAATATTTCTCTTGATAAATGCCAGCATCCTATCTGTTAATATTGTCCCATTAGTAATAATTACGAAATTAGGCAAAATATCTATTTTCCCTTCTTCTTTATAATATTTAAAGCGATTGCACACTATCTCCATTCCTTTAAGATTAAGCATCGGTTCGCCTCCAAAAAAGACAATCTTTTCAACTCTTTCAAATTGTTCTACACAAAAATCTACAAACTCTATTGCTGTTTGCTCTGTCATTAGGTTACGTTCTTGATTATAACTTCCACCTCCACCAAAACAATACTTACATCTTAAATTACAATCATTAGATATATGTAAAGTGATTCGCCTTATCACTTTTCTTTTATTTCCATTTTGAATATTTGTGCTATGCTCGCCTTTATTTGAAGCATATATAGATCTAATACTACTTCCTGCTTTTTTAATTCGTCGTCTTTCATGATCGTTAAATTTTAAAATTAACAAACTAGTAAACTATTGTGATTTCTTAATTACATTGCAAATGTAATCTCCCACAGTCCGACACCTCCGGACTGAACAAAAAAAAGATTTTCATTTAACATTCTTTCGTATTCTCATAGAAAAACTGCCTTAAATAAAAGTAACCACACTTTTATTTAAGGCAGTCTTATAGAATCACTTATACAAGTAGCAGATCAATTCATTGCCGCACCTTAGTTATTGATAACCGGCAATAATTTTAGGCCCTTTCTCTCATTCTTTTTACGCTTGGCATCTGCCTTACGGTTATTGATAACCAATTGATAAGATTCAGCCACAGCATTCAGTTCATCGGCAAAGGCAATAAACAGTTCATTATCATAATAAAAGAACATATCATTTACCAATGAATATAGCTGATTCAATAATCCATTACAGTTCTTATGCAGACTAGTAGCCGAAAGACCTTTCTGTTCTTTCACAATACCACGCTGTGTATCTAAGTCCAAATAAAGATTATTTGCCTTTTCCACTTCAGTGATGCGATCAGCCAGATTCAGTCGTTCTACTGAATCATGGTTTTTCTCTGATTGCAGAATCAAAATGTAACCTGCAATACGGGCAGACATATCGGAACGGGTAATTATCTTATTCATTTTATAATTTCCAGTCTGATCAATAAGGCTTTTTGCAGCATCTTGATCTTCTTTTGTTCCTATATCTCTTGCTCTTGATGTTCATCTGTAATGCGCTGAAACATTTGCGACGAATATCATGGGCTTCGGACAGACCGACTGTTTCAGAATAAAGATGGCTTTTATTTAACTTTTGACCATATTCAGCTAATATAGCCTGTAATGCCAAATGCTTGTTGGTTAAATCCACTTTATCGTTTGCTGATTCAGGTATCTTTCCAGATCCGTCTTTTACAACTACATCCGACGAACCTTTCAATAGCTTTGCATATTTATCATATACACCTAACCAACGTGACATAAAATCATAGTTTTCTGACAAATTCAGAAAATTAATAGAAACTAATGCTCTTGCTTCAATCATTTGTTACAAATATTTATAAGTTTAATCCTCATTTTTATTTGCGAATTATAATTTTCTTATCAATCTGACCACAGATTGGATTAAGAATACTCAAACATTTGCTTCACATTATCTATATAGTCTTCTTTTACACGTACCATTGTCTGTAATGTAGAGGGAAATATAGAATCCAATGAAAACTGCAAGAATTTAATTCCAGACTCTTTTAAAAAGTAAATATCATCCTCTTTTAGCGGTATTTTTGTACTCAATAAAGGTGTGAATCCATATTGCCCCACTTTTCGTATCACCTCTTTCCAATCAGGGAAAGCAAAAATATCACCTCCTGTCAAAGCCAGATTCCCCCCCATATCATGAGCTTCATCTATCACCTTTATAATTTGCCAACTTGTCAAATCGTTCTTCCTGTTTCTATCCGCATAGCAATACATACAATCCGTCCTGCATTGGGTTGTAATCATAAAGTTAAGATTCAGCGGAACAGAAGGACGTTTAGGTATAAAGTCTGTAGTATAAAATAATTCATTATCCGTATAAACACTTCCCTCCGATTCTTCCTTAACAGAAGTCAGCAGATACGGGGGAAAAGAAATCGTCACTCCTTTATAATTCCATCCTACTTTTACTGGATTATCGATTATTTTTCGAATAAACTTATCTATCAGGTCTGGTTTTATATTTAGGGTATTTGCTATATTTTCTATTGAAGCATTTAATTCTCCTTCTCCAATATGTGACAAGATATATCCAATAGAAGGTGGAACTACGCTTGCAAAAGCCATGGCATATTCTAGCTTAGCAGTAATTAAAGCTGATTTAGCAATGATATAAGAACAATTATTTTCGTTTCTAATCACATATTGTGGATTCAAATAGATATACATAATACAGCCGTTTTTATACATAAAATAGTAAGGAGGGCATGCCTCCTTACTAAATTGAATATTTAAGATCCATAATACTTCTATCAACACTGGATGCAAACTATAATCAATCACTCTTTTTTTGTAAATAGTGATATAAAATCTTTTCAAGATCGTTTTTAATTTCTATATTTGTTCGCTATACATAAATGCAAATACTATGAAAAAAACAATTGGAATAAAAAGAAACTTTATTATTATAATAATAAGTATACTCCTTTCTGCCTGCACAAAAAAAGAAAATGCTTCTCAACAAGCGTTGTTGCTTGAATTGGTTCAAGCGGAAGCGGTGATGTATGAACATCCGGATAGTGCACTGGGTGTATTGCAAGGGATGAAAGTTCCGGCATCATCGGACAAATTGCAAAATGCTACTTGGGCGTTGCTAAC from Phocaeicola dorei encodes the following:
- a CDS encoding radical SAM protein; translated protein: MKRFYITIYKKRVIDYSLHPVLIEVLWILNIQFSKEACPPYYFMYKNGCIMYIYLNPQYVIRNENNCSYIIAKSALITAKLEYAMAFASVVPPSIGYILSHIGEGELNASIENIANTLNIKPDLIDKFIRKIIDNPVKVGWNYKGVTISFPPYLLTSVKEESEGSVYTDNELFYTTDFIPKRPSVPLNLNFMITTQCRTDCMYCYADRNRKNDLTSWQIIKVIDEAHDMGGNLALTGGDIFAFPDWKEVIRKVGQYGFTPLLSTKIPLKEDDIYFLKESGIKFLQFSLDSIFPSTLQTMVRVKEDYIDNVKQMFEYS
- a CDS encoding radical SAM/SPASM domain-containing protein — protein: MLILKFNDHERRRIKKAGSSIRSIYASNKGEHSTNIQNGNKRKVIRRITLHISNDCNLRCKYCFGGGGSYNQERNLMTEQTAIEFVDFCVEQFERVEKIVFFGGEPMLNLKGMEIVCNRFKYYKEEGKIDILPNFVIITNGTILTDRMLAFIKRNISAMTISIDGPKEINDIQRIYKNGKGSYERIAHFIHTIQEKTNVKIQYEATYTQLHIDHNYSHEDISKFMDQTFGIEGVVVNDQELSLQLLLDLWNSIDLEYLKRTELKYLPKDFWLLLHAIVHNTSTNICPVIDQYLAVSTDGTIYACHTINGIKECKLGSIDGYNVYNYPELYKPFDHEIDFRSNEKCEKCWAQRLCGGCTVHRFFNHKINQFEAYPNEDFCKITLLCIEQILLIIASIRKDPQLWSLLIQKMNN
- a CDS encoding DUF6261 family protein, with protein sequence MNKIITRSDMSARIAGYILILQSEKNHDSVERLNLADRITEVEKANNLYLDLDTQRGIVKEQKGLSATSLHKNCNGLLNQLYSLVNDMFFYYDNELFIAFADELNAVAESYQLVINNRKADAKRKKNERKGLKLLPVINN